The proteins below come from a single Branchiostoma floridae strain S238N-H82 chromosome 5, Bfl_VNyyK, whole genome shotgun sequence genomic window:
- the LOC118415169 gene encoding uncharacterized protein LOC118415169 codes for MKTAAVLVCLALLLAIAYSAPVDNPGVQKRSIEKAAKAHPHAAGEKALHELESLEKRVKANHQLVNDPGFREQAKKALGLVKKRASNMDASQRKKGSSCTIIFVDNESGLTRGLQ; via the exons ATGAAGACTGCAGCCGTGTTGGTGTGCCTGGCACTTCTTTTGGCCATCGCATACTCCGCTCCCGTGGACA ATCCCGGAGTCCAGAAAAGGTCGATCGAGAAAGCAGCCAAGGCTCATCCCCACG CGGCCGGGGAGAAGGCCCTGCATGAGCTGGAGTCCCTTGAAAAGAGAGTGAAGGCAAACCACCAGCTGGTCAATG ATCCTGGGTTTCGTGAGCAGGCTAAAAAGGCTCTAGGTCTGGTCAAAAAAAGAGCCAGCAACATGGATGCTTCACAGAGAAAGAAAGGTTCGTCCTGCACAATCATATTTGTAGACAATGAGTCAGGTCTTACTCGGGGCCTTCAGTAG